The stretch of DNA CACCCGGACAGTCTGCCGATTCTGCAATCTCACATGAATACCTACAACGGACTGTATTCTCTTTATTTTGAAAAAGTCCACATTGCCTGTGCATCCGCCTCACCGGAGGATATCCATAGCCTTGTACCCGGTATCCCACTGACTGTGATCTCTCTGTGTCAGTATCCCGTCGGCTTCTATGTAAAAAAAGAAAATCCCAAGAATATCCGGGGATTTTCTGATCTTACACGGGCAGATATTATTTTTGCGAACCGCGAAAAAGGAAGCAGCCGTCGGATCCTTCTCGACCGTACACTGCTGTCTTCCGAAATTTCACCGGATTCCATATCCGGATATCGAAATGAGCTTGTTACCGATCACTCCACGGCTGCCGCAGTGGCTGGTGGACAGGCAGACATAGCTCTTGGCGAGGCCTGTGTGGCGAGAAGCTTTCCGGAGCTGGATTTTCTTCCTGTTTGCCAGGAATCACGCTTCCTGGTTATGCAGACCAAAAATCTGAGCACCCCCGGCTTTCAGGCCGTAGCGGAAACCGTTGCATCCGAACCTTTCCGTCGGTTCCTGTCTCTCCAGACCGGCTACGATATCACAGATACCGGAAACATCCGGCATATTAAAGGATAAAGAAAAACCTTATCTGTGAAATTCTTCCGCAACCATTTCTTTGATGATAATACAAAATCAGCCAGCACGTTCATGAATGCCACTTATTTTTACCGAATCAAGGAAGGCCCCCGGGCTCATGACTGCTGGCTGATCTTTATTTATTCAGATATTGATATACTCTTGAAGAAATCGAACGGATTCCGTGCAGTAAATGATCTTCGGAGGCTCCTTCAGAGAATATACATAATACATAATTTGTTTTCTTTCCATAGATGATCGCCATATCATGCTGAACTGAGCTTGTTTCACCCGTTTTGTTCGCACACACTACACCTGCCGGAAGGCCTGATGGAATTTTGTATCGTTTCGTCTGATACAGTAAAAGATTTAACATTTCTCTGGAATACTGTTGAGAAACGCACCGACCTCTATAGATTTTTTCTAAAAGCATCCCACAATCTTTTGCAGATGCCGTGTTACGCCACCCATCACTGCTCCAGGCTGAAGAAGATGGATGCAAGGAACTGTGGCAGCCGGTATTTTTGTAACCGTTCTTTCGAAGATATTGGTTCACTACAGCCGTTCCTCCTACAAAGCTTCCGCCCCCTTGACGCCTTACCAGTTCATTATAACATTCATTATCACTGACGGTGATCATATCCCACAGCAAGCTGTACACACCGGAGCTGTATTGCATTTTTCCCTGACGAATCTGATCATAGACGGATGCCATCACAAACGCCTTGATCGTACTTGCCGGATACATTTCCTGATCATTTATATTTACAACATTTCCTGTTTTCAGATCTTTTATATAAACAGACCAGTTTCCACCGTAGGCAGAAGCAAAACTCTCTAATTCCGATTTAAACTCACTTAAGGCATACTCTGATCTTGTACTTTTTCTTCCCCTCCAGTCCACATACTGACCATCCGGTGTTTTCATATTTTTCGCAATGGTTCCGTTAGATTTCAGGTAATAGCCATCTTTCCACCGGTTCACCAGCATTTTTCCATTTTGATCTACATAATATTGCTGGCCATCACAGGTTACCCACCCTGCCTTCTGTGCCATTCTTCCGTTATCATTGCCAAAATAATAGATTCCGTTAAACTTTTTTCCCTGAACTGTTTTGTTCATTTTATGAAAAGACGGACGCATGCAGATTCTTCCGGTTCCATAGAAATAATAATAACCACTTTTAAAATTACGCCCACCGAATCTTCTCTGTCTTATATAACGTACTGTTCCACGATCAGCCAGTTTTCCGTACGCTTCCACATAATAAATGCCTGCGATAATTTTTTTGCCCCGCACGTTCTGTTCAGCTACGTTTACAAAGCCACGCTCTCCCTTTGAAATTCTTCCATTGGAGTCTGTGATGTGGTATTTATCAAAGCGAACACCAGAAACTGTCTTTTTATCGAAATAATACACGGATTGTTTTCTCAAAAGTTTTCCGTTTTTGTCAAACATATAAAATCCTGTTTTTAAAAACTCTGTCTTTGGAATTGACAAATAACGCAATCCGCTAAGTTTTCGCTTCTTTGAATCTTTCAGATACCAGTTTCCGCCGGATTTCTGAAGATAATTTCCACTGTTATCCCAAAATCGTACTGTTCTTTCAGCAGCCTCGACCTTTATCTCTGTACTTCTGATACCAATAATGCCTCCAAAAATCATTACTAATATCATCCAATATATACAAACTATTTTCTTTGCTTTCATACTTTAACAAGACCTGCCACAGACGATGACAGGTCTTTCTCCTTTATCTTTATTATCCTATTTTCACACAGATGTTCTGGATCAGGCGGTTGTATCCGCTTACCTTTTTCAGCCATTCCAGCGCTATGGACACGGCCAGTGAAGCCAGCAGAAGCGTCAGTGTATTGGTCAGAAAATATCCACTCACATACACAAAAGAATATTGTCTTATAAATGTATGTATCAGAAATATATTCATGGAAT from Blautia sp. SC05B48 encodes:
- a CDS encoding helix-turn-helix transcriptional regulator, with product MNKVYTAQEVADKLKIKKSTVYDLIKRGELPSSKVGKQLRVSEEQLSQYLNSPEYSPLSVQSHNYQPESSLLKRDYLLHSSGLIISGQASPALDLLLNQLPTHPDSLPILQSHMNTYNGLYSLYFEKVHIACASASPEDIHSLVPGIPLTVISLCQYPVGFYVKKENPKNIRGFSDLTRADIIFANREKGSSRRILLDRTLLSSEISPDSISGYRNELVTDHSTAAAVAGGQADIALGEACVARSFPELDFLPVCQESRFLVMQTKNLSTPGFQAVAETVASEPFRRFLSLQTGYDITDTGNIRHIKG
- a CDS encoding serine hydrolase; its protein translation is MIFGGIIGIRSTEIKVEAAERTVRFWDNSGNYLQKSGGNWYLKDSKKRKLSGLRYLSIPKTEFLKTGFYMFDKNGKLLRKQSVYYFDKKTVSGVRFDKYHITDSNGRISKGERGFVNVAEQNVRGKKIIAGIYYVEAYGKLADRGTVRYIRQRRFGGRNFKSGYYYFYGTGRICMRPSFHKMNKTVQGKKFNGIYYFGNDNGRMAQKAGWVTCDGQQYYVDQNGKMLVNRWKDGYYLKSNGTIAKNMKTPDGQYVDWRGRKSTRSEYALSEFKSELESFASAYGGNWSVYIKDLKTGNVVNINDQEMYPASTIKAFVMASVYDQIRQGKMQYSSGVYSLLWDMITVSDNECYNELVRRQGGGSFVGGTAVVNQYLRKNGYKNTGCHSSLHPSSSAWSSDGWRNTASAKDCGMLLEKIYRGRCVSQQYSREMLNLLLYQTKRYKIPSGLPAGVVCANKTGETSSVQHDMAIIYGKKTNYVLCIFSEGASEDHLLHGIRSISSRVYQYLNK